From Acidobacteriota bacterium, a single genomic window includes:
- a CDS encoding efflux RND transporter permease subunit, translated as MTALTRAALRRPLTIYMLMALSVIGGLAAYRALPRESFPEIRIPLIVVSTVYPGSSPSDVEAQVTRKIETELKGLSGVKEIRSTSSDGYSLIEVEFTPDVELDTALQKVRERVDLALPELPEDAEDPAISDIDFSRIPIMILHLGGDLGMVRLKRIADDLEDRLEAIPGVNQVNVIGGQEREVHVFADPRRLTAYGIGLSDLIETIEREHLSVPGGSLDIGRLSFLVRVPAEVQDPLEIADFVVEVVGGRPVYVKDVADVVYGFEEESSRARLNGSPAIALTVEKRTGANIIAVARSIREVAEDVRRQLPSGAELRITEDQSEDIEEMVRNLENNILSGLVLVLVVLFLAMGWRPAVIVAAAIPFSMVITFLAVALLGYTLNMVILFSLVLLLGMLVDNAIVTVENIYRHREAGDPPAVAAEAGTREVTMPIVASTATTLSAFAPMLMWPGIVGEFMKFLPVTLILGLSASLLVALVFNPTLALRLLSVPPRGPARHGRGRWLDRYEKLLRWCLDRGPEVPLGFTRNWLLLVVFFAALALALAAGLAGSLAGVPVPASLPAGLLGAAAAAFAAQGVLWLLSLPAVLAGRRAWITDHRARILWSMGALLALTLAAYGALGRGVEFFPEIEPRTIWIDMEFPPGTTLDAQDALVSVIEERTRDVPDLVAAMANVGSTGVSAQGGPVGGRASNRSRVTLELERFQARSRSSFLTLQEVRREVADLTGAQINVVKPDDGPPTGKPVAIRLIGDDYAALGRAAEELRRRLAREPGLLNVSEDYDEGFPEVRVEIDREAAARSGTNTRDVALAIRTALAGTEVAKFRSGEDEYDIVVRLPAPERRSLDTLEELTVVGAGGRTVPIRSLARVVAASGPSAIRRVDLHRVITVEADVDHAGGYTDGEMRRRAAAAVAGLGLPDGVRWEFAGSTEEEGESRDFLVRAFLVAILLIALILVTEFDSLVTPITILVSVVLSLIGVLWGLIVTRTPFGIVMTGIGVISLAGIVVNNAIVLCDFILQARRRGVGKVEAIVAAGRTRMRPVLLTAVTTVLGLIPLTTGVNVDFFGGGVTFGSESSQWWGPMGVAVIFGLGVATALTLVVVPVTYDVLSDVSER; from the coding sequence CACGCGGGCCGCCCTGCGCCGGCCGCTGACGATCTACATGCTGATGGCGCTCTCGGTCATCGGCGGCCTGGCCGCCTACCGGGCGCTCCCGCGCGAATCGTTCCCCGAGATCCGGATTCCGCTGATCGTGGTGAGCACCGTCTATCCCGGCAGCTCGCCGAGCGACGTGGAAGCGCAGGTGACCCGGAAGATCGAAACGGAGCTCAAGGGGCTGTCCGGCGTCAAGGAAATCCGGTCGACCTCCTCCGACGGCTATTCCCTGATCGAGGTCGAATTCACGCCGGACGTCGAGCTCGACACGGCGCTCCAGAAAGTGCGGGAACGGGTCGATCTCGCCCTTCCCGAATTGCCGGAGGATGCCGAGGATCCGGCGATCAGCGACATCGACTTCTCGCGGATCCCGATCATGATCCTGCACCTCGGCGGCGACCTCGGCATGGTCCGGCTCAAGCGCATCGCCGACGACCTCGAGGACCGGCTCGAGGCGATCCCCGGCGTGAACCAGGTCAACGTGATCGGCGGCCAGGAGCGCGAGGTCCATGTCTTCGCCGACCCGAGGCGGCTCACGGCGTACGGGATCGGGCTTTCCGACCTGATCGAGACGATCGAGCGGGAACACCTGTCGGTGCCCGGCGGGTCGCTCGACATCGGACGCCTGAGCTTCCTCGTCAGGGTGCCGGCCGAGGTCCAGGATCCGCTCGAGATCGCCGACTTCGTCGTCGAGGTGGTGGGCGGAAGGCCGGTCTACGTCAAGGACGTGGCCGATGTCGTGTACGGGTTCGAGGAGGAGTCCAGCCGGGCGCGACTCAACGGCTCGCCGGCGATCGCGCTGACGGTCGAAAAGCGCACGGGAGCCAACATCATCGCCGTGGCGCGGAGTATCCGCGAAGTGGCCGAGGACGTTCGCCGCCAGCTCCCTTCCGGCGCCGAGCTGAGAATCACCGAAGACCAGTCCGAGGACATCGAGGAGATGGTCCGCAACCTGGAGAACAACATCCTCTCCGGGCTGGTTCTCGTGCTGGTGGTGCTCTTTCTCGCGATGGGGTGGCGCCCGGCGGTGATCGTCGCCGCGGCGATCCCCTTCTCCATGGTGATCACCTTTCTCGCCGTAGCCCTGCTCGGCTACACGCTGAACATGGTGATCCTCTTCTCCCTCGTGCTCCTGCTCGGCATGCTGGTCGACAACGCCATCGTCACGGTGGAGAACATCTACCGCCATCGGGAGGCCGGAGATCCGCCTGCGGTCGCCGCGGAGGCCGGGACGCGGGAGGTGACGATGCCGATCGTCGCCTCGACCGCGACGACCCTGAGCGCCTTCGCCCCCATGCTGATGTGGCCCGGGATCGTCGGCGAGTTCATGAAGTTCCTTCCGGTGACGCTGATTCTCGGCCTGTCGGCGAGTCTTCTCGTGGCGCTCGTCTTCAATCCCACGCTCGCCCTGCGGTTGCTGTCCGTGCCGCCGCGCGGACCCGCGCGGCACGGCCGGGGGCGCTGGCTCGACCGCTACGAGAAGCTTCTCCGCTGGTGCCTCGACCGCGGGCCCGAGGTGCCGCTGGGGTTCACGCGGAATTGGCTCCTTCTCGTGGTCTTCTTCGCCGCCCTCGCCCTGGCGCTGGCGGCGGGTCTGGCGGGATCCCTCGCCGGCGTACCGGTCCCGGCCTCCCTGCCGGCCGGGCTGCTCGGTGCCGCGGCCGCCGCTTTCGCCGCGCAGGGGGTGCTCTGGCTCCTGAGCCTGCCGGCCGTCCTCGCCGGGCGCCGCGCGTGGATCACCGACCATCGGGCGAGGATCCTCTGGTCGATGGGGGCGTTGCTGGCCCTGACCCTCGCCGCTTACGGCGCACTCGGGCGGGGCGTCGAGTTCTTTCCGGAGATCGAGCCGCGAACCATCTGGATCGACATGGAATTTCCTCCGGGAACCACCCTCGACGCCCAGGACGCGCTCGTGTCGGTGATCGAGGAGCGCACGCGGGACGTCCCCGACCTCGTGGCGGCGATGGCGAACGTCGGCTCCACCGGGGTGTCGGCCCAGGGAGGGCCCGTCGGTGGGCGGGCTTCCAACAGGAGCCGCGTGACCCTCGAGCTCGAGCGATTCCAGGCGAGGAGCCGGTCGTCCTTCCTCACGCTGCAGGAAGTCCGGCGCGAGGTCGCCGATCTCACCGGGGCGCAGATCAACGTCGTCAAGCCGGACGACGGTCCGCCCACCGGCAAGCCGGTGGCCATCCGGTTGATCGGGGACGACTACGCCGCCCTCGGCCGGGCCGCCGAGGAGCTGCGGCGCCGTCTCGCCCGGGAGCCGGGCCTGCTCAACGTCTCAGAGGACTATGACGAAGGCTTCCCCGAGGTCCGCGTCGAGATCGATCGGGAAGCGGCCGCGCGATCGGGTACCAACACCCGGGACGTGGCGCTCGCGATCCGCACCGCCCTGGCCGGCACTGAGGTCGCCAAGTTCCGTTCGGGGGAGGACGAGTACGACATCGTCGTCCGGCTCCCCGCTCCCGAACGCCGGTCGCTGGACACGCTCGAGGAGCTGACCGTCGTCGGCGCCGGCGGGCGCACGGTGCCGATCCGCAGCCTCGCCCGGGTCGTCGCCGCCTCCGGGCCGTCGGCGATCCGCCGCGTGGACCTCCATCGCGTCATCACGGTCGAAGCGGACGTCGACCACGCGGGCGGTTACACCGACGGAGAGATGCGGCGACGCGCCGCGGCCGCCGTCGCCGGGTTGGGTCTGCCCGACGGGGTGCGATGGGAGTTCGCCGGCTCGACCGAGGAGGAAGGCGAGTCGCGGGATTTCCTGGTCCGAGCGTTCCTCGTGGCCATCCTCCTGATCGCGCTGATCCTCGTCACCGAATTCGACTCGCTGGTGACGCCGATCACGATCCTCGTCTCCGTCGTCCTCAGCCTCATCGGCGTCCTGTGGGGCCTCATCGTCACCCGGACGCCGTTCGGCATCGTGATGACCGGCATCGGGGTCATCTCCCTCGCCGGGATCGTCGTCAACAACGCCATCGTGCTGTGCGACTTCATCCTCCAGGCGCGGCGCCGGGGCGTTGGCAAGGTCGAGGCGATCGTCGCCGCCGGTCGCACCCGGA